In Papaver somniferum cultivar HN1 unplaced genomic scaffold, ASM357369v1 unplaced-scaffold_117, whole genome shotgun sequence, the DNA window CTATTAGCATCGTCGTTCCTTCAGTTATCGTAATAATTTCAGTGATTGTCTTTTGGTTCTTCTGTTACCATGGAAAAAAAACGACAAAGTATTTTGACGGTGAGTTAGCTATCCTTCATATGGTTTGCTATCTTTCCCGAAATTGAAAATCttgcttattggtatttttaccCATGAAGGTTTCAATGATGAGATGCAAAGCACGGAATCCTTCCAATTCAACTATAGTATAGTAAGTGCTGCAACAGATAATTTTGCTGAAGCTAATAAACTCGGAGAAGGTGGGTTTGGATCTGTTTATAAGGTACTAAAAATATCTAAATGCATGTAATTGAATTTATAATAGGTGTAAACCATTTAGATTGCTCATAACTTTTACtatttgattttgtttgatgtcttCAGGGTACACTTTCAGACAGTCAAGAAATTGCGGTGAAGAGGCTATCCAGAACTTCCAGACAAGGTGGGCAAGAGTTCAAGAATGAAGTTACTTTAGTAGCTAAACTTCAACAAAGAAATCTTGTGAAGCTTATAGGTTTCAGTCTAACTGGTGAAGAAAAACTGCTCATCTATGAATTCATGCCAAATGGAAGCCTTGATAAATTCCTATTCGGTTGGCCTCTATTCTATGTCTGTTTTACTTTTGTTCTATCAGCATCATTGGATATAGGTAGACGTTTACTTAAGATTAAAACGGTGCTCAAAGTTTGCGTTTTTTGGCCGAATGAATGTGTAGATCCAGTTAAACGTACACAGCTTGATTGGGAAAGACGATGCAGGATAATAGGTGGGGTAGCAAGAGGACTTCAATATCTCCATGAGGAGTCTCGGCTTAAAATCATCCATCGGGATCTCAAAGCTAGCAATATACTATTAGATATAGACATGAATCCTAAAATTGCAGATTTCGGCATGGCTAGGCTTTTTGTGCTTGACCAGACTCAGGCTAGCACAACCAGAATAGTTGGAACGCAGTAAGTATAAACTATGAATGAACATCTATTTTTTTATGGTATCAAGACAAATTGTGATATTCCTATTTTATTTTGGTGTGGGGACTTGCAGTGGCTACATGGCCCCGGAGTATATAATGCATGGTGAATTCTCTATAAAATCAGATGTTTTCAGTTTTGGTGTCTTAGTTTTAGAGATACTTTGTGGTGAAAGGAACAGCGATTTTCATAAAACAGATGTTGCTTGGAACCTTTTAAGCTATGTGAGTATCAATAATATCTGTTCTGCGTCCAATCTACTTTTTATGCGATAAATAATAAAAACAGAGGAGATACTGTTGCAGGCATGGAAACACTGGAAAAATGGATCTGCTATAGAAATATTGGATCCAGCTATGAAAGACACATGCTGTA includes these proteins:
- the LOC113329897 gene encoding putative receptor-like protein kinase At4g00960 isoform X2, producing the protein MATQEITGRCPNSKQAIIWYAECMCRYSNQYYFGIMQDKPGVYLWNNVNNVSIPDQLTPILGDLLKKLVGETVSSYRRNFADGKTNVTDNTKVYAFVQCTADISSSDCSPCLRGAISELPNCCDGKSGGRIIRPSCNFRYELYPFLLDINAPSPPLASSPAPILSPPPPLASLPPPPSPTNTTTSNSNGKKSPILAISIVVPSVIVIISVIVFWFFCYHGKKTTKYFDGFNDEMQSTESFQFNYSIVSAATDNFAEANKLGEGGFGSVYKGTLSDSQEIAVKRLSRTSRQGGQEFKNEVTLVAKLQQRNLVKLIGFSLTGEEKLLIYEFMPNGSLDKFLFDPVKRTQLDWERRCRIIGGVARGLQYLHEESRLKIIHRDLKASNILLDIDMNPKIADFGMARLFVLDQTQASTTRIVGTHGYMAPEYIMHGEFSIKSDVFSFGVLVLEILCGERNSDFHKTDVAWNLLSYAWKHWKNGSAIEILDPAMKDTCCINEAVRCIHVALLCVQENFADRPSMPTVVLMLNNYSELNPYLPSAPAFLADSTRHIKPHPTLYPGNSEERGFSKNETNSEAATCSLNEVSVTEIRPR